CTCTCACCCACTCTTTTTGTTTCCCAATTTTCTTTCCCCACCACATCTCTATCTCCAGCAATACTTTGCAGTGTACTCAGATTTAAATCCATCATGGAGATACACATACTGGATTCAATTATTTGCACTTTTAGTTGTATTTACTATTTATTGATCTTGAAAGATAAAGATTCAGCTTGAATTGAAAAAGGTAAACCTTTGGGAGAGGTACCATGCTGAGACAGAATGAAAATTAGGTTAGTGACAGCAATTGTGCTCTCTTTACAACAATTCTGGAGTATATGTTGATGTTTATGTAGCTGTAAACAAGGCACCATTTGACCCGTTTTTATGCCCAGTTCTGGTTAGATACTAGGAAATACTTGTAAAGTGCTGAACTTCCCTCAGATATGACCTTTCAGAAACAGAACTTAAGGAGCACATAAAGGAGGAAAGTTTAGAAAAGTACAGAggtgacagagagaaaaagggatATGATAAGAGAGTTAGATGCAGAGATCAAGAGAAGCTGAAGTGGTGCAATTAGCAACATCCAGAAATGTGAGAGTGGATATGTCTGGGGGAACTAAAGATGTGAGATTAGAAATGTCCagagaaactgagggagtgaGGGAAGACTCATCCTGAAAGGTGAGATTGGAGACATCCAGAAAGGGTCTAGAGATGAGATTAGAAACATCCTCAGAGGTTGATGAGGGTAATTCAGAAGAGCCTTGAAACATGAAATAGTTAAAATCAGTGAGATTTAGTGATTCCGAAGAGGTTGAAGAGGTGTGGTCTGACACACCTTCTGAGGATGGAGGGATTGTACAGGAAAAGTCCAAGGAAGTTGAAGAGGTGTGACTAGAACCATCTAGAGAGGGCAAAGAAGTGAGACTGGAGAGGTCTAGAGAGGGTGAAGAAGTATGACTGGAACAATCCAGGGAGGATATGGAGTTGGTACTTGAGAGGTCTAAGGAGACTGAAGAGCTGTTGCCAGAGAACTCCAGAGAGCCTGTTGAAGTGAGACTTGATAGGTCCAGTGAAATCGAAGAGGAGAAACTGGAGCGCTCGCAGGAATCTGAAGAGGAGAGACTGGAGAGGTCTAAGGAGATTGAAGAGGAGGTACTGGAGAAATCAGAAGAGTCTGAAGATGTGAGACTTGACAGGTCCAGAGAAGATGAAGAAGTGAGACTGGAGAAGTCCACAGAAGATGAAGAGCCCAGACTGGATAAATCCAAAGATTCTGAAAAGGGGATTTTAAAGAGTTCCAAGGAGGCTGAAGTGTTGACACTGGAGGGGTCCAGGGAGGCCAAAAAAGTGAGACCAAGTTGGTCCAGGTAGATGGAAGAGGTGACACtgaaaagccaaataaatcCACATGACTTGTGTtcaatcagaaatattttaaactaaagaTCTTTAATAACATgtcataacaaaacaaaatgacatAGTGAACCTAAATAGTACTACTTTTGAAAATAACTAAGCATAGAGGTCTAATCTTAATGTCTCTTAGTGTGTTTCTCTCATGGTGCATAAAATTCTAGTAATAAGAGCTCACAGACTTATTTGCAATATTGCTCCCTCACATAGGACCAGTACAGAAGTACACGTACAGATTAcctacagcagcagaaattctTCTGTCCTGGCATGTCTCCTCTCCTTGTTCAACCAATTTTTAGCATCCTTGGTAGCCTGACAAAGAATACCCTCCTGTCAAATGCCATCTCCCTGTCCTGAAGATCTggagtaaaataatttatgtaatagaatggaaattaaaattattttgttcttttcagatACCAAAGGATATTCAGATAGCAGGCTGCTTACTGGCTACagggagaaatgaaaaaaaaaaaaaaaagcacagttgAAAATGGCACCTACAGATCAAACTGGGCCTCTGATTATAAAGGTATGAGGAattcttttcttccagtttgtAACATCTGACGGAAAAATGTGTATCTTCCTGATGCTAacaaaaatggcaaagaaagcAGCACTTTTCTCTGCAGAATGTGCAGGATTAATTTTTGGAAGCTAGCATTATATTACACTGATTCTGACACTAAGAAACACACATTTCAGCAACATCAGTTTGACTAGTTTTAAAATTTACGGTTAGTTCTGATAGAAGGCAGACATctaattaaaaaagcattatATGTCAGTTCAAGAAGGTACATCTAACTGTGGTATGAGTAGATCAGGAGGCTGATCTACAgttgccttctttcttctccagactgtGCTGCAGAACAAAGAGTAGGTGAaatgtgctgttttctttccagacatAGGCAGAGGAATGACCATAAATGTTTTCAGAGAGTCATCACAAAAGTATTTTGTGGCTCAAGAAAGTGAAAGATACACACATAGAGGGGGCTGCAGATTCTCAGGTGAATACACCCAAGCTTTGCCCGTGCTATTATACAATTGATGTCCAGATGCATATATAATGGATTTAACATAATCACCATGGGCAGAACTCCCACTCAGGTCACCACTGAGGCAAGTGTCTGCTGAACACAGACTGAAGTTGGCACGAACCATGTCTTACTATGCAACTATTAAAATTGTGGGGATTtagcacaaaacaaaaattaccagactaaaaaaaaagctgtttatgTACCAATTATGAGATCTGAAAGAGTTACTGAATACACTTAATCTTTATTCATAATGCTTCTGGAATTTAAGAGCTCAAGCAACATAGTTGTAATTCTATCAAGAGTACAATGTTTATTGatcaaaaggcaaaacaaattaatcttTCTTAACATTCATAATTTGTGATTAAATTACACATTTGCTTGCTGACCTATATTCTTgataaagcaacaaaaataactgaTCCCTTATGAAGAAACCCCCGTGCTATCCATCAACAATAATTTTGTAACTGACTGTTGTTCTTAAAAGAGTCTCAAGTGCATTGTACAGGGGAGAACAAATAATTATACAAAAGGCAAATTACAGTACAATAAAAAGTCAGTATCAATGTGATTTCCAACAGACTGCAAATGTCATTATCCCTTCACTGGTTTCCTCCTGCCTTAATTTAAAATGGCAAAGTTAATGCACATTTTCCTATGAAATAATGCTGTTAAGAAACATGGAACTATGGCCACTATTGTATAAAATGTACAGGTCATTAATAATGCTTCCTACCTTTGATAGCTGTGGCTTTatctcctttctctgcttgtGTAAGCcatgctgggctgtgctggtaAAGCTCTGCTGTTCCTCTCTGCTGATGACCCTAATCTGTTCCACAGCTACTGGAAATCATGCCATGCTGATGACAATACAGGTCATCTCTTAAATCTCCTCTTGTCTAAGCACAGCTCTCAGCACAGAGCACTAGCAGAAAACAAGCTCTGAAATAAGTGCTAATCTTGAAATGAAATTGCAGTTCTGTGCTCTTTCCTACTGCAGAACATTTTGAAGGTTAGTTGAGGAAGCAGATGAAGACATTAATTTTTACCTTGTGGACACCTGGattggaagtaaaaaaaaaattgctgtgtCATCCAAGTTCTCTGGCACAAATAGTCTCTGGAGGGACCCAGGATCTACAGAGCAGAATTCAGGTACACTCAACTTTTAAGAATTTTGTGCATTACTTCCTATTTTAAGGAATTTAACAACTTTTGTTAGCTATGTTACTTTTTAAGTGTTGTTATGATAAAATAGTATGATAATGTAAAGCATTCTGTCCACAGTTGATGGTAACATtgaataaaagttttaaaaacaccCAGGTGACAGCAGTGGCTGGAGCCTGAGATATTTGAGGTCTTGTAGGGacttttgcttcttttgaaaGACAAGGGAGACTTAGGCTCCTGGCTAAACAAGGGCCATTATTGCATCCCTTTGCAGACAGGGAAACAAtctgtgcagcagcacctgcttcCATTTGTTCTGTTatttcacaggaaaagcaggacAATTGCACAGCTTCAGAGAAGACATAACTATAGCCTATCAGGCTAAGAAGGCTAAGTGCTTCTAGCACTTCAGCTAGATCATTCAAAATATGACACAACtataaaacataaattaattcCAAGTATAGGTTCTGGTACACACTTCCTTGCTCCCAATTTCACAGCATACCTACTAGATTTTGTTGCAGCTGCCACACATAAATGAGTTTAAATCTAGATAAACAAAAGCAGTTATCTCACAGGTAAATAGTATCTCTGTAGTCCCAAAACCCCATTAACAGGTACTCAGCCAAATGATGCTACTTGCCATATTATAAAGCACATTTCTTACCAGAGTATCTACAAAGTTGTCAATTGGAGACTGCTTTGAAAGGTTACTAGACACTGACTGCATGATTAGTTTTACTATATATGACTCTTACTGGAAATAAGCTAGACTGTACAGTTTAACTGCAAATAGACCACATTAGACACATCAGCAATGTTGTAGAAATTAgtagttttcctgttttttctgaaacaaacaacTGGTTTAGATTTATAGTTAATTGGGACCGAACAGGTGCTGACACCCATTGTCAGCAAGAAGAAATAGTTCTCAGGGAAACTATCCCTTTTTAGAAGTACTTAATTTCTACTGCTGATTGAAGAAAATGGTGGTATTTCAGTGTTCATATCAGTACAAGTCGTTTCAATGTTACAGTAAATTTAGGATTTTGTTGGCTTCCATGATAGCAGGTTTCATAATTTCACATTGTCAAAAGCAGTACCTTGTAGAACACGAGAGAAGCAGGCAATTAGCAAGGTGCACCAACACCAGTTTTTAACAAATTTGTAGTGCAGATGGGTACACAGGAGCTAGACAACTACGCAACATTGAAAAAGTTAAAACCCCTATAGATCTGTTCTTTTTAGAATGCCTTGCAGCTTATGTAAAACAGGTTAATCCATTATCCTGCTGCTTTAGCCATCCCGAGCCTGTTTAAATCAGTGAGGACAAGGTGAGTGtcatttacagtaaaaaaagaagaaaaaaaaaaatcttcattaatAAACACCTAAATCTCACCACTGGTATGGCCAATTCTTATATCAAACCtgaggaaaagtatttttttttccttgtttctacTTTTAGATACAAATCAGGTAAGCAGGCTCATTCAGGAGAATCTTCCCATAGACATATGGCTATGTCCATACAAAGATCTGAGAACTCTAGAGCACTGTGTTTCCACTAGAACCAGCAGCTGATGCAAGTGTTCAGTCTCAACAGAAGAGGGCATTAAGTTTGCTGAGACCTCAAACATCCAGCTACTGCAGTTTAAACTTCTGGATTTAAATTAACTGTAATAGCATTTCTGGATGCACCTTTGCTTTAGAAGTATGATTTGGAGTCTTGTAGCATGTCCCTCCTCCTGGCAGACATCCTTAGTAGCTCTGTTGGTGTACTTAGTGGTCACAGAAACATgattaagtaataaaaaaattaagataattaaCTGCAAGGAGACCTTAAGATTTATTACTGAAAACTCGAAAAGGTGAACAGTGAGAACAAAAGATTCCACAATACCGTCGTAAAATAGTCTCCAGGCCGTTAAGCTTTGTATGCAAAGTTTACCTCTATTTCTCAGCGAAGTTACATTGGTAAGTTCcatgttttcttatttaaaagcCCAAATCTGCAGGTAAGTTAAAACATTCATTTAGGCAAACTGAAGCAGGCAGGAATCCACCAGAGGCTGCGCCACTGACTTGTTCACATCACATTCTCCCCCCAGGAGAGTCCCCTTCCATCCCCCTCTCgtgtccctttttttctttctggtccTTTAGTTTTGTCCCTCCAGCTCTATCTCCTTTTTCTTACCCACCTCCTCCATTCCTTCTAACcaccagcacacacagctctgtACTGCCTCAGCTCCCAGTCCCTGCAGTGTGGGTGCATTCATCCATAGCATCCCACTTCCTTGGAGCACTGCCAGCCAtatcacagccctgcaggacaCTGTAAGGTTGATCCACAGGGAACATGGGACTTGCTGAAGTGGCTAGTGGAGGAACCACCCTAGTATGTACATACACCAAGAACAGGGCAGGAATCTGCTGTGATGGGAGAGCACATACTTTGTAATTTGCTGCACACACAGTCCCCACTCCCCATCAAACAAAACTTCTTTAGGTGCAGTCTCCTCTTAAGAAGATGGTGGGTAAACAGGCAAGCTATGTGACATTCCAGCCCAAgtgttttgttctcttctgctCTCAACAATGGTGAGCATTAGATTCCAAGTGCAAGGACACATTCCTTAACAGGTAAGTTGTAACATACAAATCTCAGTCCCAAGTAGACTGAAAATCTTTCCCCAGGATCTATCAAACTCTGAAACCTGCTCAGTAGTTAATATGTCAGATTTGCAGAAAAGCAGTTattaagaagcagaaaagaccACAGGAGATGTCAGTGTGCATTTTAGGATTCGTGCATTTCAATTAAAGAAGCTATGACCTCCAGAGTATTTCTTCACCTTCACCCTTCTCATTTTAGGTTActcagcagtttaaaaaaaacaacacaccagaTAGATGAGCAAGTTACAGGAACTAGCCAGAACTcagataacattttattttaaaagcaccaCATACAGAATGTCATACTTCTTGACAGAATGAGAATGCAGgcatataaataaaatagaacaaaGAATAatgatctttcaaaataaattgttgAATGCTTGCaaacaaagttattttcagtGCAAGGGCAAACTGTGAGTTCATACTATAGAGTCCTTAGTGcagaaaaaataggaaaagaaaaaaaaaatcagctttaaaaTGCCAAGTGATGCTAATGATTAAACAGTTAAAATCAGTTTCAAGCTTGCATTTTTATCAGAAACAATGGTAACCTTTTTGCATAAGTTTCACatacactttttaaattaaaatgctatttcAGTTGTAATAACATCCTGTAAAAAGCATGGCAAACCTCAGTGATTTAAACATTAAAGTAGTctcaatttcttttcagaaaaatatttagactAGTTAAATTTTTAGAAGTTATATACCTGTATATAGAGGTATATATACACCTGTTTTTCCCCTACACAGATCTTGCAGAAGATTCTGTATCCATGTGTTTCGTACTTAAGGTAAGCCCTGTTTCTCTATATAGCAGACACCACTATGCAATAGGCAATTCTGATAAAGCAGAAATGGCATGCAACTTGTGCTTGGATAGGTGAGAGTACAGTGCATAAAGGCTAAGAGAGAGTCTTGGAATTACTTGTAAGCTTAGAATAAAAAGTCCAGGAAAAGCCTCttgacagcaaaacagaagcatcAGTTAATTCAGGGCTGTgtctttctatttttccttcacaCTGAAGGAGCCTCATGGGACAGCCAACCTCTGCTGAAGTCACTGCCAGCAGGTTGGTATACTATGTAGGGAAGGATGTCAAGGTCTGACCTTTAACTCCCCACAGCTAGTGACTGGGACAGTACCAAGAATCTACAGTGAGTACtgagaaacaaaaaccaactgTAGAAAACTTCCTATTCTCAAGGCTTCCATTTAAAGAGCCTTGTATTGTGAGCAAATTAGTAAAAGGTTAAGGAACTTCTGGAATCTAGAACACTATGTTTAATTTAAAGGACAACGTGATTCAGTTGACATAACATTATTTTTGGAGCATGATCAAGTTAATCAGTGTATTGTTAAAATTTTTTAGTATCACTTCCTCTATGTTTAGGTATCTCTTTAGTTGACTTCACAAAGGTTTTTTTAGTCCTTTAAGTGGTTCTTTGAAATTTTGAAGTGAACACCTACTATTCTTAGATGCCCTAGTAGCTTGCAAGATTTTAAGGCTTATTGTACCCCTTTATTTCATGAGCTTTTAGAAATAGAGATACTTACTCTAggataaaattttattttaaattactgcacACCCAGCTCATTAATGTTGCATTGAGGAATAGAATTTAGGTCTTAGTAGACACTTGGTATATTTTACCTCTATTGACTGAAGAACAATCTGAGTACTATGTTAGCTCAACCAAACAAGTTAAAAAGCgtatcaaaaaatattttgtacatTCTTTTGTATTTCAAGCATCAAGTAATAAACTGTCTATTAAACCGAGTTGTATTATACAACTATCAAACATTAATAAACAGAATAATGCTGGAACAAACCATTAATTTGGGCTTGGTCCCCAAAGAGGTAGTCCAtaagtcacacacacacacacacaaaattccACAGAAGTTAACCTAACATCCCAGTCTCCTCCACCATATGCACGTCGTCACTAAATGAGGCTGCTTCAGATCTGAAAACGTTTAGTTAGTGTTCATGTAAATACCGGAACTatgcttgaaaattatttcttcatctgTAACCCAAATTCGGTCCAGCTGAACCAATATGTTAACTAGGCTTTGTGCATCAGCCTCATTAGTAAGAATTCAGCTTTTCtccaaattaaatttgaaacaTGCCCAATACACAGGTAGGCCTTTAAATAACAAAGAATACCTGTGTTTAGCTTTGGATTGTTAAACCTTGTTAGTAATACAGGTATATTCACTATCATTTCTCTACAAATGCTGCTGCCGCCATTGAATTCCTCATGGTTCCTCTTGCTGAAGCTGTGAATTCTTCAATTTCAGCATTCAATCTATTAATTACCCATTCCAATGCTTCACGGCCCTACAGTTAAGAGAAAAGTCTATCAGTGTGTAAGTCTTAGTGAATATGTAAATAGGTTAAATACTGTCTTactaaaaattactaaaaatacaacaattgaaaagagaagaaaaggtacACAAATAACTgcctatgatttttttttttttacttgaataaCCAGGGTATTGCAGGAACATGTGCTGCCCTGCATTTCATTAAAAGATTCCTTATGTCAGCTGTACTCACATTATGAACCACAAAGACTTTTCATCCTGATTACTTTATCATCCTTGAGGTTGAACTTTGGATTCCCAGAGGACAGACTCTCAACTAGAACACCACTTCATTACTCCCACATACCTACTTCAGATTTGTCTGGATGTATATATCCTTTTTCAACAGCAAAAACTAATAGATGGCAtcaaaaaggcagcaaaagagCAACAGCACCAGACTATTAAGTGAGCTGatatttttccagtgaagaTAAATTACATCCATTcacaagaggggaaaagaacaaaagtcTCTACAGTAAAGGCAGTAGGACCATGTGGACCCTTCCTAAGGTTGTTTCACTTTTTTGCTTTGTCAACAGAgatttttattccctttgtCATTCAGCCAGTGCTCACACATTTTACACATAGGTCATACTTACTTTATTAGCATTGGAGGAAATTGTGTTTGCCATTAGCCCTTCTAGGTAACTGCTGAGACTGACGCCTTTTACAGATATTATTGCTTCTTGTGTCAAAATGGTTCTGAAACAGAAACCAAGACACTGAATTATTCtaagcagtttaaaaaagaatGCACTCCTATAAGAAACCCACTCCTTTCCAAGTACAAtccctcctcagctttgctGTACAACACAGAATTTGCTCAGTAAACACAACCCACTTACACCGCATTTACCTGCTTTACACTTctacacagaaaatgaaagcaaagtcCCCATTAAGTCTAGGTGTCCCTTTGTGGTCCTCAGTTATTTCCATCTTCAGCAGTAGCAAGTTAAAGAGTGGGAACAGCAATTTGGAGTGAACATACACTCAGAAAACAGTATTAGGACATCCCCTTCCACAATAGGGATTTAACGTTTCTGAGTGTtgtgagaggaaaataaaacctcttATGTTAGAATCCCTAGAAAGATCATTAAGAATTATCACTAGTTCCAGGAGTATATACTGCAAGCTCTGAagctgccttaaaaaaaaacccaatcaaacaCCAAAATCCAAACTTCTGAAAGTTAGAGGTTTATCTGCCTTTAGTTAGGGTAAAGGCAGATAAATGTGCCCCTTGTACAGGTTCTGTGCTCAGGCTGATGAAGAGATGGGAAATAAGGAGCTGATAACTGAAGGAAGTACAAACTTAGCCAGACAGGACACAAGACAACTCCCTGAAAAGCTGAACTGAATTGGACTCCCCCGTAGCATGACATGTTTCCCAGCAGTGCTCTACAGAAGCAATGTCACTAGAGAAAATGACAGtccatttaattcttttttagaCAAATTACCATAACAAAGGTGATGTAAACTTCATCTGCTGTTCAACGGATACTGGGAATTTTCAAAGCCAAAGTCTGCACTGCTTCAGTGCAGTATCAGAACAGAGGAGAGGTACTTACTTGTCTGGTTCATGAGGGTGTGGTTTATAGACAAGCCTCTCATCTACTGACACTAGGTTTGTAAATGAAATCTGTAGAACATAAGACAAGATTACCCACTGATAAAAATTTTAAGAGAATGTAGTAAATAAAACTGCAGATTCAAAACTAATGCTTATATCTCATTTAAGCATTACACTTTTCCTGCAAGTATTAGGGTTGTAGAAAAAGATAGAACAATCTTGAAGTTCAGCATTTGCTGAGCTAGCTCCTTTCCTTAAGTTTTTGGATCATTTACCAATATACACCATCACATTTATAAAACACTTCAACAATGGGATCAGACAGACAGAATACTGCAAAGAGCAAGATGTTACATGATTAGGAAATGGTGGCAGTGTACACCAAATGGCCTtctagttttttttcttagcccCCCCCCCAGACTGCTATCCTCCTCATCAGTAGGTTCAGAGGCCTGGAAAGTTCTAAAAACCTAGTATTcccttctgaaaaacagaaccTGTCAACTATAAACACATAACTTAAACCTTTAACTTATGTTGTTCTATAGCAATTTTCAAGGTGACATTCCTTTTCAAATTTGCAAGGAATTACTATAACCAATAATCTATTTCAATGGCATAAACACAGCTACTTACATTGCTGGACTTAAGCTCCATTGTTTTTCTCACTGGGTCAACTATAGAGTGCTCCTGAACATACGTCTTTGTTCTACACGTGCCAATGAGCTAGAAGACAGGCAAACATACAGAATTAATTATGCTAATCAACTGCAAATCTTTTCGTGCCTATAAATGCACAAGTGGTGATAATTGTATtggacacacacagaggcaaCAGAATTAGGGTTTAGTTTCAAATTAAACTATTCAGTTGAGGTAGATCTCATTTTCAAGACAGAAGCAATCTCAAGAACTAGGCAACTCCTGGCTAGCAGGAAGCCACTATGTGTGCTGCTGTTGAGCTTTCCTGACACGTAAATGCTTGTCCTGTCAAACCATTACAGTTAGGAATGATACACATCTGTTACAAGGCCTGGTTCACAACCTCCCCTCCCTCCGGCATCCTTTTCCAGCCCTACAACACACTGCCTACCGATTTCACAATGGAGGGAATTCCCCATTCCGTACTGAGGAGCCGGTGGCTGTGCAGCTTCCCACTGGAATCTACGTGCCTGTCCAGGACATCAACTCCAACCACGCTGGGGTTCATGGGATTTGGGTATTTCTGCATGGCAGCCGTTGTTACTGTTTCCCAAGGGTGACTGCCAACACAGAATCAAGACACACAAGTTGCACACCTTCATTTTTAAACAGGATTTCTattaaaactgaacacaaaacagtcgatgtatatttttaaagcagctcaTTTTCCAGTTGTCAACTTTAAAGTAGCCCCCtggtaccggcttgcgacactTCCCTAGAGGAAAACATCTGTGGACTGGGCAGTGGTACCTGCCAGTTAAACACACAACACACCTGATGAATCAGGACTCCGGAGTTCAATTGCCTTCTGACTTAAAAGTTTGATAAGAACATTTTCCCTGTGTCATAATGCTGAaagattgcctttttttttcaggttccaGCAATACCGAAGTAATTCATTAAGCTGTTACTTTccttaaatatttcctttggaTTATTTTTCAACCTAGGTGTTTTGGAGCACTGGAGCTCCGGCAGCATGAAGCGACTCCCGATGCTTTGGTCAGCCCTACAACTGGAAGGCGAGAGCAGCATGAAGGTGACCCTGAACAcgggcagccccgcagccggACCCGCGCTGCACCGGCACGCCTCCCGCTTTGTGGGTGAGTGGCTTCCCCAGCCGGAGCCGCCGGGTTTCCTCAGGACCCCCCGCTGGCGGCAGCCGCACCCACCTTCGGGCAGCCGGGCTTAACCCCCTGGAGCGGCCTGGGAGCCGGCAGCCGCTGCTGTGCCCGCCGCGCTCCGCCGCCGGCAGGCGGCTGCCCCGGCGAGTGACCCCGGGGCGCCAAGGACGTGCGGGGGAAGGTCACGGGGGGCGAGCGAACCGCTGCGGCCGGGGCACAGCTGCGGCACCGGGCCGGGGGCCAGACGGCCCGCAGGTGGTTCGCCTCGGCCCGCCGGAGGAGAAGCACCCCACGCCCGGCCCCCCTTctccctcccgccgcccccgcgcTGCACTTACTCGAAAACGTGCTCCGAGGTCCAGATCTTcatggcggcggcgggcgcggggctggaGGCTCCGCCGGGCTCTGCTCGCGCCCGGCCCCCGCGGGCCCGCCCCGCCaccggccccggcccccgcgccTGCGCAGCGCGGAGCGGGACCCGCCAATGGCCGCGCGGCGCCGCCTGCGTCAGCGGCACGTGCCGTGACGTCACGCCGGGCTCtgcgccgccccgccccgggagCGGCCGGTGTCACGTGTCGGCCCGGGCGCGCGCACTGCGCCTGCGCGGAGCTGCCGCTCGGGAGGCGCGAACCGGCGGCCCCGGTGTCCCCGGCAGCAGGTGCCGTTTCTCGAGCCCGTCCCCTGGGCTGAGTGGGTCGAAGGCGCGACTGAAGCTTCCGCCGCCGAAACCCGAGTTGTAGTTACATGTGAAAGCGTTTCAAGTTAGGCGGGTACCGGGACCAGACAGACTGAACTGCAGGTTaagggttggaactggatgagctCTGAGGCCCCTTCTGACCCGAACCACTTGTGATTGTAGGAGAGAATGTTTTAGTTCAGTTTAGTTATTAGATTCTGTCAAGATCCGGGGGGGAAGACACCAAATAAGACACTTTTTCTGACAATAACCAGGTAGCTTTTGTAAGGCGTAATCTGTTCAAGTTAGAATGAATACGCGTCTCCTGCTAACCCAGACCTTCAGTTCTCACTGCCATGGACACAACGGGCCAAGGCGACAGCTGCCCGGGGGTACCGGGTGCCCCCGCCCCGGCTGCTGGTGAAGCGTTGCGCGGTTGTTGCGCGGTTGTTGCGCAGCAGAGGGCGCAGGGACCCTCCGGCTCTGCCTGTAGC
This sequence is a window from Apus apus isolate bApuApu2 chromosome 15, bApuApu2.pri.cur, whole genome shotgun sequence. Protein-coding genes within it:
- the PRELID3B gene encoding PRELI domain containing protein 3B; this encodes MKIWTSEHVFDHPWETVTTAAMQKYPNPMNPSVVGVDVLDRHVDSSGKLHSHRLLSTEWGIPSIVKSLIGTCRTKTYVQEHSIVDPVRKTMELKSSNISFTNLVSVDERLVYKPHPHEPDKTILTQEAIISVKGVSLSSYLEGLMANTISSNANKGREALEWVINRLNAEIEEFTASARGTMRNSMAAAAFVEK